A stretch of DNA from Aquipuribacter hungaricus:
TCCGGTCGGTCCGGTCGGTCCGGTCGGTCCGGTCGGTCCCGTCGGTCCCGTCGGTCCCGTCGGTCCCGCGGACCGCGTGGCACGGCGCACCTCGCCGGTGGCGTCGTGAGCGGCGGGCACTCCCACAGCCACGGGCTGCCTGCCGCGGGCGGCGAGGGTCCGGCGTCTCGCCGGTACCGGCGCCGGATGCTGCTGGTGCTCGCCATCACCTTGTCGGTGGTCGGGGTGCAGGTCGTCGGTGGGCTGGTGTCGGGGTCGTTGGCGCTGCTGGCGGACGCCGGGCACATGCTCACCGACGCCGCCGGTGTGGGGATCGCGCTGCTGGCGAGCACGATCGCCCTGCGCCCCGCGACCGACTCCCGCAGCTACGGCTGGCAGCGGGCGGAGATCCTCGCCGCCCTGGCCAACGCGCTGCTCCTGGCGGGCATCGCGGTGTGGGTGCTCTGGCAGGCGGTCGCCCGGTGGGACGAGCCCCCGGAGGTCGCGACGGGCGTCATGCTCGCGGCGGCCGTGGTCGGCGCCGTGGCGAACGCGGTGTCGCTGCTCGTGCTGCGGGGCGGCCAGGCGGAGAGCCTCAACGTGCGCGGCGCGTACCTGGAGGTCCTCGGGGACCTGCTCGGCTCGGTCGCTGTGGTGGTCGCAGGTCTGGTCATCGTGCTCACCGGGTGGACCCGCGCCGACGTCGTGGCCTCGGTCGTCATCGGCCTGATGATCCTGCCGCGGGCGTGGTCGTTGCTGCGCGACGTGCTCGACGTCCTGCTGGAGGCCACCCCGCGGGGGGTGGACATGGACGAGGTCCGCAGCCACATCCTCGAGGTCTCCGGTGTCGTGGACGTGCACGACCTGCACGCCTGGACGATCACCAGCGGGGTGCCCGTGCTGTCGGCCCACGTCGTCGTCGACGACGACTGCCTGGCCGCGGGCCGGTCCGGGCAGGTCCTCGACCGGCTGGGGGAGTGCCTGACCGGTCACTTCGACGTCTCGCACTGCACCTTCCAGCTCGAGCCCGTCGGGCACAGCGAGCACGAGGCGGCCCACCACCGCTGAGACCGCGGCCGCGTCCCGGCGTTCGTCGGCCGCCCCGCATCGCGCCTGAACTGGAGGCCTGACCGCGGTCCGACCGTGGTCCGACCCGGGGGGCTGCCCCGTCGCGGTCCGGTGTGCTCGGCGCCCGGACCGCCGGTGGTCCCGTGCCACCTGCACTGCCACTGAGGCAGGGGAGGGAGGGGGGCGGGAGCCACGCAGCCT
This window harbors:
- a CDS encoding cation diffusion facilitator family transporter, with the protein product MSGGHSHSHGLPAAGGEGPASRRYRRRMLLVLAITLSVVGVQVVGGLVSGSLALLADAGHMLTDAAGVGIALLASTIALRPATDSRSYGWQRAEILAALANALLLAGIAVWVLWQAVARWDEPPEVATGVMLAAAVVGAVANAVSLLVLRGGQAESLNVRGAYLEVLGDLLGSVAVVVAGLVIVLTGWTRADVVASVVIGLMILPRAWSLLRDVLDVLLEATPRGVDMDEVRSHILEVSGVVDVHDLHAWTITSGVPVLSAHVVVDDDCLAAGRSGQVLDRLGECLTGHFDVSHCTFQLEPVGHSEHEAAHHR